One window of the Solanum stenotomum isolate F172 chromosome 11, ASM1918654v1, whole genome shotgun sequence genome contains the following:
- the LOC125844489 gene encoding two-component response regulator ARR22-like, translated as MSSCASSSKGKRKLNEVKKLSVLIVADDDISQNSYILCLQNFGVETLGVRNGFMAFNIHDKTQMRFDLILMSSTMPIMDGIKATKKLRSMGITTMIVGITTPDDNEEYCKEFMNAGLDECYEKPLTKEILQSLVEKISNKV; from the exons aTGTCTTCATGTGCTTCATCTTCAAAGGGAAAGAGAAAGTTGAATGAGGTGAAAAAGCTAAGTGTGCTTATTGTGGCTGATGATGatatatctcaaaattcatatatattatgtcTTCAAAATTTTGGAGTGGAGACATTAGGAGTAAGAAATGGATTTATGGCATTCAATATTCATGATAAAACACAAATGCGTTTTGATTTAATCCTAATGAGCTCAACTATGCCTATTATGGATGGTATCAAG gCAACAAAAAAGCTTCGATCGATGGGGATTACTACGATGATTGTGGGAATAACAACTCCAGATGACAATGAAGAATATTGCAAAGAATTTATGAATGCTGGACTTGATGAATGCTATGAGAAGCCATTAACTAAGGAAATACTTCAGAGTCTTGTTGAGAAAATTTCCAACAAAGTTTaa
- the LOC125843839 gene encoding uncharacterized protein LOC125843839, which produces MGRMSIPMMGFVMLCLWTVVAEGGYMKYKDPKQPLGVRIKDLLKRMTLEEKIGQMTQIERAVATADVMKQNFIGSVLSGGGSVPAPKATAQVWTNMVDGIQKGALSTRLGIPMIYGIDAVHGHNNVYGATIFPHNVGLGVTRDPELVKRIGAATALEVRATGIPYVFAPCIAVCRNPRWGRCYESYSEDYRIVKSMTEIIPGLQGDLPAKSKNGVPYVGGKTKVAACAKHFVGDGGTKNGVDESNTIISSNDLFDIHMPAYYDSLRKGVSTVMVSYSSWNGRKMHANRDLITGFLKNKLKFRGFVISDWQGLDRITDPPHANYSYSVQAGITAGIDMIMVPENYREFIDTLTSQVKANIIPMSRIDDAVKRILRVKFVMGLFENPMSDPSLANQLGSQEHRDLAREAVRKSLVLLKNGKTPSHPLLPLPKKAPKILVAGTHADNLGYQCGGWTIQWQGVAGNDLTVGTTILSAIKKTVDPSTQVVYQQNPNANFVKSNKFSYAIVVVGEVPYAEMFGDSSNLTITEPGPSTINNVCGAVKCVVVVVSGRPVVMEPYIAKMDALVAAWLPGTEGQGVTDALFGDYGFTGKLARTWFKSVDQLPMNFDDSHNDPLFHFGFGLTTKPVKTNY; this is translated from the exons ATGGGGAGAATGTCTATACCCATGATGGGTTTTGTGATGTTATGCCTATGGACTGTGGTAGCAGAGGGAGGATATATGAAATACAAGGACCCAAAACAGCCATTGGGTGTTAGAATCAAGGACTTGCTGAAAAGAATGACTCTTGAGGAAAAGATTGGTCAAATGACTCAAATTGAGAGGGCCGTTGCCACAGCTGATGTTATGAAGCAAAATTTCATTG GGAGTGTACTGAGTGGTGGAGGCAGTGTACCTGCACCCAAGGCCACTGCTCAGGTTTGGACCAATATGGTAGATGGGATTCAAAAGGGTGCTCTTTCAACCCGTCTTGGGATTCCCATGATTTATGGAATCGATGCGGTTCATGGACACAACAATGTCTACGGGGCAACAATCTTTCCTCACAATGTTGGCCTTGGTGTCACCAG GGATCCTGAATTGGTGAAGCGTATTGGGGCTGCAACTGCACTTGAAGTTAGAGCTACAGGAATTCCATATGTGTTTGCTCCCTGCATTGCA GTATGCAGAAATCCTAGATGGGGCCGTTGTTATGAAAGTTACAGTGAAGATTATAGGATTGTGAAAAGCATGACTGAGATTATCCCTGGTCTGCAAGGAGATTTGCCAGCTAAATCTAAGAATGGCGTTCCTTACGTTGGCGGAAA GACTAAGGTTGCAGCATGTGCTAAGCACTTTGTGGGAGATGGTGGCACGAAGAATGGTGTTGATGAAAGCAACACTATAATCAGCTCAAATGATTTATTTGACATCCACATGCCTGCATACTATGACTCACTCAGAAAGGGTGTTTCAACGGTAATGGTGTCTTACTCAAGCTGGAACGGAAGAAAGATGCATGCCAACCGAGACCTTATCACTGGCTTCCTGAAGAACAAGCTCAAGTTCAGG GGCTTTGTCATTTCAGATTGGCAAGGACTTGACCGGATTACTGACCCTCCTCATGCTAATTACTCTTATTCAGTTCAAGCTGGAATTACGGCAGGAATTGACATG ATTATGGTCCCTGAGAATTATAGAGAATTTATCGATACTTTGACTTCTCAAGTGAAAGCCAATATCATTCCCATGAGCAGAATTGACGATGCTGTGAAGCGGATATTGAGAGTTAAATTTGTCATGGGTCTCTTCGAAAACCCAATGTCTGATCCTAGCTTGGCAAACCAACTCGGTAGCCAG GAGCATAGAGACTTAGCAAGGGAAGCAGTTAGGAAATCACTCGTGCTCTTGAAGAACGGAAAAACGCCTAGTCACCCACTGCTTCCCCTTCCAAAGAAAGCACCAAAAATACTTGTTGCTGGAACTCATGCAGACAACTTAGGTTACCAATGTGGAGGCTGGACAATCCAATGGCAAGGCGTTGCAGGCAATGATCTTACAGTTG GAACCACCATTTTATCTGCTATCAAGAAAACAGTTGATCCTTCAACACAAGTAGTCTACCAACAGAACCCTAACGCCAACTTTGTTAAGTCCAACAAATTCTCCTACGCCATTGTAGTCGTGGGTGAAGTCCCATACGCAGAGATGTTTGGCGATAGCTCAAACCTTACAATAACTGAACCCGGCcctagcaccatcaacaacgTCTGTGGGGCAGTGAAGTGTGTTGTAGTCGTTGTCTCTGGCCGTCCAGTCGTGATGGAGCCTTACATTGCCAAAATGGATGCTCTTGTAGCTGCTTGGCTCCCTGGGACTGAAGGACAAGGCGTTACTGACGCTTTATTTGGCGATTATGGCTTTACTGGAAAACTCGCCCGGACATGGTTCAAGTCAGTTGATCAGCTCCCTATGAACTTTGATGATTCACATAATGATCCTTTGTTTCATTTTGGATTTGGACTTACAACTAAACCAGTGAAAACCAACTactaa